One window of Trifolium pratense cultivar HEN17-A07 linkage group LG5, ARS_RC_1.1, whole genome shotgun sequence genomic DNA carries:
- the LOC123883181 gene encoding uncharacterized protein LOC123883181, with the protein MPITVDHVRFANRDLYDVNLHGTVINVIVTAAASVVRRWINSTLSLHRRDLERNCLIVGLGVQWTPCGRNSPADTLQLCIGRRCLILQLFHANRISTTLRTFLRNPDFTFVGFWNHSDRRKLESSEHRFEMCRDPLDLRYYAVAEDDDDDQDLSRAPIHKIVEKYLGYDVELELSREIGRSDWDDEYLSHDQVVYASIDAYCAFRIGKNTKAWRYI; encoded by the exons TTAACTTACATGGAACCGTAATCAACGTCATTGTCACCGCTGCTGCCTCCGTCGTAAGAAGGTGGATTAACTCCACACTTTCGCTCCACCGCCGTGACCTAGAACGGAACTGTCTCATCGTCGGCCTCGGCGTTCAATGGACTCCTTGCGGCCGAAATTCTCCAGCTGACACATTGCAGCTCTGCATCGGTCGCCGCTGCTTAATTTTACAACTATTTCACGCTAACCGTATTTCAACTACTCTCCGGACCTTTCTACGAAATCCTGACTTCACGTTTGTAGGTTTTTGGAACCACTCCGATCGCCGGAAGTTGGAGTCGTCGGAGCACCGATTTGAGATGTGCAGAGATCCGTTAGATCTGAGGTATTATGCGGTGGctgaggatgatgatgatgatcaag actTAAGCCGTGCTCCGATTCATAAAATCGTTGAAAAATATCTCGGATATGATGTTGAACTTGAACTGAGTCGTGAAATCGGTAGAAGCGATTGGGATGATGAATATTTGAGCCATGATCAAGTTGTTTATGCGAGTATTGATGCTTACTGTGCTTTCCGCATTGGTAAGAATACCAAAGCTTGGAGGTATATATGA
- the LOC123886269 gene encoding uncharacterized protein LOC123886269, whose protein sequence is MSSSQNPSPSKNDETLPPQTATSPSYESLPQQITVAYPISTIFPEEITKRKKISAKKTTPKKTQSTSRASSASKQTGKKSKSTSRVVHTMRELYLDNPAIPNVNVDAEASESSEKNLSLELDLPETLGSKNPRSVELGKTTLEIPDAAIDDIGATSKANFESEMTVDENAGSGLDAANDATASAAHIDVSTSVVPDSPNSPVVPDNEKSTETTIPDDVTTQDKGETANIPYTSEANVIDVESLNFKSTPRAGITRRLRSSTGKGIATSSEATKATFGPKKQWSKVTVASESKKKTVKRKTISSSDSDYEEDQDAEASPAASPAASPQKPAKRRRMAPNVPSVPIDNVSFHCVENVDRWKFVVKRRMAIERNLNEEFLKCQDIISLIEEAGLIKTVSELGKCYDKLTREFLVNIPADCDNPLSPEYLKVYVRGRCVDFSPAIINQHLGRCDVPAPELEISMNEVCKTITGDKVRMWPRAGKLSAAKLTTKYALLNKIGAANWVPTTHSNSVATGLAKLIYAIRTSTVFYYGTYIFNATILHGSSTAIKMPIAFSTLICDIILSQHPDICNKSDVPVPRPSALTMEFRLLEGKHAADIVVASLKKLAAGITKRQMIANLREVSKMLGEKKELVDGVIQALELEQTQGNEDGVGPSHGASHDDDLAGGDTVEEEMASDESLVLMGDYVEDFQPLCEVQSDKATIEITSRYKEKVSNILRGPGDIVKVFRFQSWASNRLMTAEQRVELLKHVQ, encoded by the exons ATGTCAAGTTCTCAAAATCCATCTCCTTCCAAGAACGACGAAACTCTTCCTCCACAAACGGCCACATCACCCTCATACGAGTCTCTCCCTCAACAAATCACCGTGGCCTATCCAATTTCAACAATCTTTCCTGAGGAAATAACGAAGAGGAAGAAGATCTCAGCGAAGAAGACAACGCCAAAGAAAACTCAATCCACTTCGCGTGCGTCATCTGCTTCGAAACAAACGGGTAAGAAATCAAAATCCACTTCTAGAGTTGTTCATACGATGCGTGAACTGTACCTTGACAATCCTGCTATTCCAAATGTTAATGTTGATGCTGAAGCATCTGAATCTAGTGAGAAGAATTTAAGTTTGGAACTTGATTTACCTGAAACCCTAGGATCAAAAAACCCTAGGTCTGTTGAATTGGGGAAAACCACTTTGGAAATCCCTGATGCTGCTATTGATGATATTGGCGCTACCTCTAAGGCCAATTTTGAGTCAGAAATGACAGTTGATGAGAATGCAGGTTCTGGGCTAGATGCTGCaaatgatgctacagcatctgcAGCACATATTGATGTTAGTACTTCTGTGGTACCTGATTCACCAAACTCTCCTGTGGTTCCTGATAATGAGAAAAGTACTGAAACCACCATCCCTGATGATGTCACTACTCAGGATAAGGGTGAAACTGCAAATATCCCTTATACAAGTGAGGCAAATGTAATTGATGTTGAGAGCCTCAATTTCAAGAGTACTCCTAGGGCTGGTATAACTAGAAGGCTGAGAAGTAGTACTGGAAAAGGCATAGCCACTTCCTCTGAAGCCACCAAGGCTACATTTGGGCCTAAGAAACAGTGGAGCAAGGTCACTGTAGCCTCTGAAAGTAAGAAGAAGACTGTGAAGAGGAAGACTATTTCCTCTAGTGATTCTGACTATGAGGAAGACCAAGATGCTGAAGCATCTCCTGCAGCATCTCCTGCTGCATCTCCTCAAAAACCTGCCAAGAGAAGAAGAATGGCTCCTAATGTACCATCTGTACCAATTGATAATGTCTCCTTTCACTGTGTTGAGaatgttgacaggtggaaatttgtgGTCAAAAGGAGAATGGCCATAGAAAGGAACCTTAATGAAGAATTCTTGAAATGTCAAGATATTATAAGTCTGATAGAGGAAGCAGGGCTGATAAAAACTGTATCTGAGTTGGGTAAATGCTATGATAAATTGACCAGAGAGTTCTTAGTGAACATCCCAGCTGATTGTGATAACCCTTTAAGTCCTGAGTACTTGAAGGTGTATGTGAGGGGAAGATGTGTTGACTTTTCACCAGCCATCATCAACCAACATCTGGGTAGATGTGATGTTCCTGCACCTGAATTGGAGATATCTATGAATGAGGTGTGCAAGACAATAACTGGTGACAAGGTGAGAATGTGGCCAAGAGCTGGAAAATTGTCTGCTGCAAAATTAACTACAAAGTATGCTCTGCTGAACAAAATTGGTGCAGCCAACTGGGTCCCCACTACACACTCCAATAGTGTAGCTACAGGTTTGGCCAAACTCATCTATGCCATACGTACTAGTACTGTTTTTTATTATGGCACTTATATCTTTAATGCAACAATTCTTCATGGCTCTTCTACTGCTATAAAGATGCCAATAGCCTTTTCCACCTTGATATGTGATATTATTTTGTCCCAACATCCTGATATCTGCAATAAGTCTGATGTGCCTGTCCCTAGACCTTCAGCCTTGACAATGGAATTTAGATTGCTGGAAGGTAAACATGCTGCAGACATTGTTGTGGCATCTTTGAAGAAACTAGCTGCAGGCATCACCAAAAGACAGATGATTGCTAATCTCAGGGAGGTTAGTAAAATGCTGGGTGAGAAGAAGGAGCTGGTAGATGGTGTAATCCAAGCCTTGGAGCTTGAGCAGACACAAGGAAATGAGGATGGAGTAGGTCCTTCCCATGGTGCTTcccatgatgatgatcttgcAGGTGGTGACACTGTAGAAGAGGAGATGGCCTCTGATGAAA GCTTAGTCCTAATG GGTGATTATGTTGAGGATTTTCAACCACTATGTGAAGTTCAAAGTGATAAAGCTACTATAGAAATTACGAGTCGGTACAAAGAAAAAGTTTCTAATATTCTTCGTGGTCCTGGTGACATTGTAAAG GTTTTCCGGTTCCAGTCATGGGCATCTAATCGTTTAATGACAGCTGAACAACGTGTTGAGCTTTTAAAGCATGTACAGTAA
- the LOC123883180 gene encoding exonuclease mut-7 homolog, producing the protein MPSIVDRESFNTHDVYTVNLHGNEIKVTVTAVASVVRKWIFTTLFFNRRDLQRNRLVVGLGVQWTPGGRDPPADTLQLCVGRRCLIFQLAHATYVPKSLRNFLLNRNHTFVGFWNHSDRRKLKTSDQRFEMYRDPLDLRLYGEAEAEDDDDDEDLARASVDEIVEKCLGYEIEQSGEIGRSDWDDEVLSDEQVVYASVDAYCAFRIGKNVKAWRFTR; encoded by the coding sequence ATGCCCTCCATCGTCGACCGTGAAAGCTTTAACACTCACGACGTTTACACCGTTAACTTGCACGGAAACGAAATCAAAGTAACCGTCACCGCCGTTGCTTCCGTTGTCAGAAAGTGGATTTTCACCACGCTTTTTTTCAACCGCCGCGACCTACAGCGAAACCGTCTCGTCGTCGGTCTCGGCGTTCAATGGACTCCCGGCGGCAGGGATCCTCCAGCTGATACTTTACAGCTCTGCGTCGGTCGCCGATGCTTAATCTTCCAACTAGCTCACGCTACCTACGTTCCAAAGAGCCTCCGGAACTTTCTTCTGAATCGTAACCACACATTTGTAGGTTTTTGGAACCATTCCGATCGCCGGAAGTTGAAGACGTCGGATCAACGATTCGAGATGTACAGAGATCCGTTGGATCTGAGGCTTTACGGTGAAGCAGAggctgaagatgatgatgatgatgaagaccTAGCTCGTGCTTCGGTGGATGAAATCGTTGAGAAATGTCTCGGTTATGAAATTGAACAGAGTGGTGAAATTGGAAGAAGTGATTGGGATGATGAAGTTCTGAGCGATGAACAAGTTGTTTATGCGAGTGTTGATGCTTACTGTGCTTTCCGCATTGGGAAGAATGTCAAAGCTTGGAGGTTTACGcgatga
- the LOC123883179 gene encoding protein AGENET DOMAIN (AGD)-CONTAINING P1-like, with amino-acid sequence MMKECDFHYAATVMHKPKKRLREFGDAADSHCYSLADQCGLRLRRRINGDWVPPLLPPQEKPPEMKKKIKLIIKFTGKSKNESKFKKGETVEVSDGNEGYKGAWFVATVIDTLEKERFLVEYKDLVTNDDGTRPLKEEIDAKFIRPSPPYVPNFGSFKKLQEVDAWYNDAWWEGVVVELVNTTECSVHFMNNEVLKIECSKLRPHQDWINGKWIMSSKEPSELVKKFGDVMPKANNLAGTKLILKYPIPCENAKQPTAVITRTLYTGSKFDLHFYKGEKVEIRSDEKGYEGSWYTATVVDFFNNGKYLVEYSTLKTDDLTEPLKEEINVSDIRPCPPEVDRFCRYVTCQRVDVWFNDGWWEGVVSNVAHGFNGFEYKVYFWTSNEELEFEHCYLRPHQDWIDGRWMLASFV; translated from the exons ATGATGAAGGAAtgtgattttcactacgctgcgACTGTAATGCATAAACCTAAGAAACGGTTAAGGGAATTCGGTGACGCCGCTGATTCTCACTGTTACTCACTCGCTGATCAATGTGGTTTGCGTCTTCGCCGTCGGATCAACGGTGACTGGGTCCCACCTCTCCTTCCACCACAG GAAAAACCACCTGAGATGAAGAAAAAGATTAAGCTCATAATCAAATTCACGGGGAAGTCAAAAAACGAGTCCAAATTTAAAAAGGGGGAAACAGTGGAAGTTAGCGACGGCAATGAAGGTTATAAAGGTGCTTGGTTTGTGGCTACTGTTATTGACACATTAGAAAAAGAAAGGTTTCTAGTTGAATACAAAGATTTGGTGACAAATGATGATGGTACTCGACCCCTGAAAGAAGAAATTGATGCTAAGTTTATTAGGCCTTCTCCTCCTTATGTTCCAAATTTTGGTTCTTTCAAAAAGTTACAAGAAGTGGATGCATGGTACAATGATGCTTGGTGGGAAGGTGTGGTTGTTGAATTAGTGAACACGACAGAGTGTTCTGTTCATTTTATGAACAATGAAGTGTTGAAAATTGAATGTTCGAAGCTAAGACCTCATCAAGATTGgattaatggaaaatggatcaTGTCTTCTAAG GAGCCGAGTGAGCTAGTGAAGAAGTTTGGAGATGTGATGCCAAAAGCCAACAATCTTGCCGGAACAAAGTTGATTTTGAAATATCCGATTCCTTGTGAGAATGCAAAGCAACCTACAGCTGTAATAACAAGGACACTATACACTGGAAGCAAATTTGATTTACATTTCTACAAAGGGGAAAAGGTAGAAATTCGAAGTGATGAAAAAGGCTATGAAGGTTCATGGTATACAGCAACTGTTGTCGATTTCTTCAATAATGGAAAGTACTTGGTGGAGTATTCGACACTGAAAACAGATGACTTAACAGAACCACTGAAAGAAGAAATAAATGTTTCAGATATTAGACCGTGTCCGCCTGAAGTTGATCGTTTTTGTCGATATGTGACATGCCAAAGGGTTGATGTTTGGTTTAATGATGGATGGTGGGAAGGTGTAGTATCTAATGTTGCTCATGGTTTCAATGGTTTCGAGTATAAGGTTTATTTTTGGACTTCGAATGAGGAGCTGGAATTTGAACACTGTTATCTTAGGCCTCATCAAGATTGGATTGATGGAAGATGGATGCTTGCTTCTTTTGTATGA
- the LOC123883182 gene encoding uncharacterized protein LOC123883182, which produces MIKFTSVEDIMNFLLQFKANLIVTSDNADLQYKKLRDEIIEYVLQELNHNVQPDLIVTSDNADLKYKKLRDEIIEYVLEELNHNVQPDLIVTSDNADLQYKKLRDEIIEYVLQELNHNVQPEYVSQKKAFLFLCVIFWFIVVLAVLFFTPDVDRGLVPT; this is translated from the coding sequence ATGATCAAGTTCACCAGTGTGGAGGATATTATGAATTTTCTACTACAATTTAAAGCTAATTTGATCGTCACTTCGGACAATGCTGATCTGCAGTATAAGAAGCTTAGGGATGAGATAATTGAGTATGTTTTACAGGAACTCAATCACAATGTGCAGCCTGATTTGATCGTCACTTCGGACAATGCTGATCTGAAGTATAAGAAGCTTAGGGATGAGATAATTGAGTATGTTTTAGAGGAACTCAATCACAATGTGCAGCCTGATTTGATCGTCACTTCGGACAATGCTGATCTGCAGTATAAGAAGCTTAGGGATGAGATAATTGAGTATGTTTTACAGGAACTCAATCACAATGTGCAGCCTGAGTATGTTTCGCAGAAAAAAGCGTTTCTGTTTCTCTGTGTCATCTTTTGGTTTATTGTAGTGTTAGCTGTGCTTTTCTTCACTCCTGATGTTGATCGTGGACTAGTTCCAACTTGA